From the genome of Kiritimatiellia bacterium:
CCGCGCCGCCGCGCCGTTCTGCGCCGCCTGCGCCCGGAACCGCGCGCCGGATTCCCTGTCTGCCCCGGCTTGCGATGGCGAATGTTTTCAACCGATGCGGCGGCTCCTGGACAAACATCACGAAAAAATCGCGGCGGTTATCGTGGAACCCCTTTGCCAGTGCGCCGCCGGCATGAGGATTTACAGCCCGCAATACCTGAAAAAACTGGCCGCTTTATGCCGCGCGCATGACATTCTCCTGATCGCCGACGAAATCGCGGTCGGGTTCGGACGCACTGGCAGAATGTTCGCGTTTGAACATTCCGGGATAGCGCCCGATATCGTCTGCCTCGGCAAGGGACTTTCCGGCGGCTCTCTGCCGATCAGCGCCACGGTCGTTAAAGAAAAGATTTACGCCTCTTTCGCCGACGGCCCCGCGGACCATACTTTCTATCACGGCCACACCTTTGCCGGCAACCCCCTGGCCTGTGCCGTTGCGCTGGAAGTCCTGAAGATTTACGAGGAAGAAAAGATTGTGGCGGAAGCCCGGCGCAAAGGCAAAATGATGAAGGAAAAGATGGCGGAGCTGCGCCGCCTGAAAGGCGTCGGCAATTTGCGCGGCCTGGGCATGCTTGCCGCCTTTGACCTGGAGCCAGCGGGGCGCGCGGCGGCGCTTAAAAAAAACCTGCTGAAAAAGGGCGTTCTTATCCGTCCGCTGGGGAACACGATTTACCTGATGCCGCCGCTGAACACGCCTGACAAACTCCTGGCGGCAACGATGGATCTGCTGGCCGGGGCGCTGGAAAAGGAAAATTCGGGACGCTAAATTCCGGATGATGCCGGCCCGTTTTGCGGATCATCCCCGTCGTCCTTCCCGCCGAGCGCTTTTGCAAAACAAAAGACGTTGAGCGCGATGATCAGCCCCCATGAGAGGATAAGCAATATCCAGCCGGAAATGCTCATGATAAAACCTCCCCCCGCGCCTTTCTGCGTTTCCAGGCGATCTTGACCAGCAGGGCCAGGACAAGAAAAATCAGCAGAAGCCCGAGGCGCGTCGCCAGGATGACGGGTTTGGATTCGGGCGGGACGTTTTTCATCAGGATAACCGGAATCCATTCCTGCCAGAACCACGCCCCGAGGATAAAGAAGAGGAAAAGAGGGGTGATGTATTTGATGATCCATTTGTAAAAACGCGGCAGGACCAGGTCGGCGCCGTGGTGAATTTCATCCCAGGCCTTTTCCATGCCGAAAACCCAGACAAACAATATCACCTCAATCGTCGCAAACACCACCAGAAAGAAAGTCCCGCCCCAGAAATCCAGCTCATCCACCACGCCGTAACCCAGCAGGAAAATGCAGGGCTGGCAGAGAATGAAGGCTACCGCGCCGAAAATCCCGACCGCCTTTGTGCGGGTGACGTCAAACTCGTCCTCCAGGAAAGCCACCGAGGGCTGGGCCAATGACACCGCCGAGGTGATCCCCGCCAGGAAAAGGAGCATAAACCAGAGAAAACCCGAGAGGGCCGCGCAGGGGAGTTTATTCAGTATAAGCGGCATGGTCACGAAGCCGAGATTGAAAGTCCCGGAACGGGCCACTTCCTGCATGGCGCCCTGCCCGAAAAAGACAAAAGCGGCCGGGATAATGATGCTGCCGCCCAGAACAACCTCGGCCAGTTCGTTCGTTCCGGCCGCCGTAAGGCCGGAAAGGACAACGTCGTCGGTTTTGGAAAGATAACTGGCATAGGTCAGGATGACGCCGATCCCGACGCTCAAGGTG
Proteins encoded in this window:
- the bioA gene encoding adenosylmethionine--8-amino-7-oxononanoate transaminase, which produces AISSWWGCSLGHSHPRIVAAIKQQSGKLQHSILGNMSHPPAIELAERLGRLFKDERRAFFASDGASAVEAALKIAVQYWHNTGRPERRRIVSLANAYHGDTLGAVAAGFLPQFHRAFKPLTFPVYRAAAPFCAACARNRAPDSLSAPACDGECFQPMRRLLDKHHEKIAAVIVEPLCQCAAGMRIYSPQYLKKLAALCRAHDILLIADEIAVGFGRTGRMFAFEHSGIAPDIVCLGKGLSGGSLPISATVVKEKIYASFADGPADHTFYHGHTFAGNPLACAVALEVLKIYEEEKIVAEARRKGKMMKEKMAELRRLKGVGNLRGLGMLAAFDLEPAGRAAALKKNLLKKGVLIRPLGNTIYLMPPLNTPDKLLAATMDLLAGALEKENSGR
- a CDS encoding sodium-dependent transporter yields the protein MSAKRDAWGSRLAVIMAVAGSAIGLGNLLRFPAKAVVNGGGAFIIPYFISFLLLGLPLMWIEWTLGRYGGGFEHGTAPGIFHSLLRKNRFVKYFGVIGIFGPLVIFVYYVYIESWTLAYSFFALAGKYSALADQSAMQSFLRGFQGLESNAFFNGVGCAYLFFIVTFLLNLGVIYYGIRAGIGRLCKFALPLLFLCALILVVRVFLLGAPAEAYPERNIINGLGFMWNPDFAALKSAKVWLEAAGQIFFTLSVGIGVILTYASYLSKTDDVVLSGLTAAGTNELAEVVLGGSIIIPAAFVFFGQGAMQEVARSGTFNLGFVTMPLILNKLPCAALSGFLWFMLLFLAGITSAVSLAQPSVAFLEDEFDVTRTKAVGIFGAVAFILCQPCIFLLGYGVVDELDFWGGTFFLVVFATIEVILFVWVFGMEKAWDEIHHGADLVLPRFYKWIIKYITPLFLFFILGAWFWQEWIPVILMKNVPPESKPVILATRLGLLLIFLVLALLVKIAWKRRKARGEVLS